CGGAGATCTGTATGGAATCTAGCAGAATAAGGCATCTGCAACCGCTCAGATCGCGATCCCAGGATAACGGAATCAGATTATTAGCCGCAAGAAGCGATTTGGCGATGACACCATGGTCTCTACCATCGGAATCTCCATCTGAATCGGATGAATCCGAATCCCAAATCTCAGGTTACACCACAGAGAGTAGCTACCGAACGGTGCCTGGTTACGAGCTCCTTTCGCAAAGTAGTTCGTATGCCAGCAGACAAAATCCCTACGCGTATCCGCCAGCGGACTTCCTCTGGGAGATCTACGTGCCCATCCATAGTGGAGCCACTGAGGAGGACATCCAGACCGTTCATGGGGAGTTGCGGGAATTGCTGGCCAGCGAGATGCATTTAATCAGAGGCGCAAATGGACCAGTGATCTATCTAATTGCATACAGCTACATGTGATCACTTCttacacatttaaaatatataaaccacaataaaaataattattcaatCCCCATTTGCAGCATACAGATTTATTATtccatttaatatatttttttgagttataaaaatattgaCCTCCGGCAAATCCAGTCCACAAAACATACCAATATCTTCAAAGCGAATTGAGCTCTTTTAAAAAGTCATCTACTTAATCACTTTTTCGACTACAAATGATGGGCTTGCCAAACTTCGTTCAGCCTTTTCAATGGACAATCAGTTCTCGAGTGAAGTGTTTGCTTGTACTGCGTGATCTGCGCCTGTTGACATTATGACAAATTACATAAGCCAAAGGCAACAATTGCCGGAACCCATTCCGGAAACGCGGGGAAGGAAGGAAAGAGGGAAGGAAGGAAGGGGGAACAAACCGAAAACGGATACGCTTAGAAGGACTTGGAGTGGTGGGGGGTTTTAGGGGGTGGTTCGGGCTGTAGGCACGTTAATAGGAAAGCCACACAAGAACTGCTAACGAAGGACACGCGGCCGGCGGTTGAGCGACAAGTGCGTTGGGAAGAATTCCAGTCACACACAGGACACAAGGACAACGAGGTCCTGGCAGCGGGGTGGATCGTCTGTTTGCCGAGCACTAAGTGCGCCGGGCAAGTGGAAAtgataaacatatttacacaatttttGACGGGCGAACGGGTGAAACAAAACACCCGTGGGTACAGTCGTACCCTTCACCCCTTCCCCCTCTCCCTCCACCACACCCTCCCCGCAGTTTTCCCATTTCTTCGCTTTTCTGGTGCGCGTACGCACTTGAAACAAGCGAAAGGAAAACCAAACCCAAACTCgataaatatgtttatgtgcaaataacaaaatatttgtcgaTTGCCCGAAACGAGTGATGGGCGGGGTGATGGGCGGACTTTGGCTTCGGGGTAGGGCAGGCTCTAAAGGCAGAGGCAGCTCCAGGGTTTTCAGGGGTTCCAGGGGTTCCATGGGTTCGAAAGAAGCACCGCAAGCGCATAATTCAATTTTTCTGCTCGTTTTGCACATCGCCCGGCACACGTCACTCGAGTCCTTTGGGACACCGACGAACTGCCATGCTACACCAGCTAAGCCCAGCCCAgctacactgcgagaaaagtACACAACTACACTGCAACAAAAGAGCAGTAAATGAAACATGAAGGTTAGAAACAAGATTCAACATTACTAAAACTTCCAGTTTCATGAAGTGTGTAGTCAACCAGAACTCCAATCCTTTCCCTTGAAATGTGCCCAGATTTAATCATGATTAAAGTTCAGGTTGGTTAAGGTGTTTAAGATATCATACtgatattataataatatattatactAAGAATACCTTAGATTTTCCGTTCCGCTTCAAATTGGACCTCTACCAAAAACGGGATAAGTCATTCCCGACTTACTGGATTTTTCCAAAGTGCACGCACTTTGTCAGGGATGCAGTGGATATTAGTGACACGTGGCGAAGGCTCGACCAAGGCGATCCGCAGGTCCCAGCACATGCGGTTTCCCGGATCcgtcccccccccccctcctttCCACCCAGGAatctatatttatttgtttgtaattacGCGTGTTCTAAAAACGAAATCCCGCCGCACTTGAAGCCGGGAAAATGGCTAAACGGCTGAGCCTGCTCTTTTCAATGCCCGAAAACTTCGGCCGGGAACACACGTGCAGTGGACGACCGCCTCCACTGGTGACCGGGTATTCCCAGCGCATTAGCAACAATGCCGGAGACATTTGGAGTTTGTCAACAGTTTCGCATTGGATTTGGTTACGGCTTTGTTCTCATCAGCGGCGCGTGTCCCTGTCCGATGTCATCTTCTCCACTCTCGACGCGACTCAACGCGACTCGACgcgactcgactcgactccaATCCGCAGTCAGTTGTCAACTTTCTGGGCTGGCTTTTAGTCCGGGGATTGCCGATTGATTTGGCGTGGGATTTTCGAGTGCGGCACATGTATGAAACGAAATCATAAATGTGACAGGCCTGGATCATAAGCAACTCGCACAAAGAAATCCCTTTGACCATCCTTGAGCCATCTCAAGCAGCAATAAATCATCTCCTTCGGAGCCATTCACCATGCATATATCCTCAAAGAAAACTTTCTGCCGGAACTTTGCCAGTTATATATATTGCAGGAAGTCCCCTCGGACCATACATTTATTCCGTGGCGGAGTGCATAAAAAAGCAGGCGGTCCAACCGAGCAGCCGCAACACTGAGCCCTCCTAAAAGGGCATTCGAAATGAGCTGCTCGGAGATGTGGAGATGTGGAGATGTGAAGATGGTGGTCTGCCACCGGGAAAGCTTTcgtatttaattgaaaaacacTTAAGCCCCAGTTCGGAggagccaaagccaaagccaggCCAACCGCAAGGCTCTTATGTGACCCTAAAAGACCGACCTCATAACCCCAACTCATCTTCATCACAAGACCTTTCTGGTCGCTCATAAAAACAAAGGGCGAGCGCAAACAAAAACTTTGCATAATTAAGGCGCGGCCAACACATGGGCAAAGTGTATTCAAAGGGTTAACTTACAGCAGAAGTGAAATATACGGTTTTAACATGAAAACTGTATTCTCAATATTTACTAAAGCAAAATTAAGAAACCAcgatattttttaatgtaaaTACGACTATTCTCtctttcatttcaaaaattgataaattgataaataaaattcaaaaatgtaatCTAAGTTTGAAAaccaaacattttaataatatactattcttggcaaacatttttgttcACTGTGCAGGAAAATCTCCTAGGCAGCCTTCAGATGGACAGGACTGAATCAAAGATGGCATGACTTGGCCACTTACCCTCGAGCGCCCGGTTCCTGGAAATTAAGGCGAGCACCAGTTCGGGATTTGGGTCATCCTGGTCGACAGCCAGGTGATTGTGGTgcggatgttgctgctgctgttgctgcccaCCGACCAGGTGAGATGCCTGCGGCGTGGGtggcaattgttgctgctgctgctgctgctgatggatATGCggctgatgttgctggtgaTTATCCATGGCTGAcaggtgctgttgctgctgcaacggatgttgcagctgctgatgcggatgtggctgctgctgaggCGGATGCTGGAGCTGGTGCTGAtgctggtggtgatgatgTAGCGGTGGCGGTGGTTTCAGGGTTTGCATCATTGCTGAGGGGCCGGCGATTTGAACACGCGTCGTATgagttatatgtatatttcagTTAGCTTATTCCAATTGGCACACGTTTGTATCTTTAGCCCTGTTTGGTGTTTAAAAAGCAATCTTTGTGTTAGTTTACCGCACTCGTTTCCCGTTTAGCGTCTAAACGAGACTCCGCTAGGCGGGATCGCTGTCTGCTCGATAACTGGCATTGGTTTGTGCCCAACAGTGGCCCGGTTGACTGTTTTTCCCTTATCGCGGCGGTCTCTTTGGGTTTCGGTTTCTACGGTAGAATCTAGATTCCAGTCTTGCCACTCGGTTGGGCTCGTGCTCAGTGCTCGGCTGCTCTATCAGTTGAAGTAGCCAGGGACTtgaacaatttgaatttgtttgcgATACCGGGGCACACTAGACCATCTATTGTTCGGGTGCTTTCGACCAAGTGCAAGGCGGGTAAACTTTATGTAAGCCGAGGATAGGGCCAAACTGATCGGTAGATATTCAAAAGACCGTTTGGCGCATATCTATTCATCGTCTATCACGAGGAGAATTCTCGTGCGAAGACAACAAATCGGATGTGCACTATACTATCTATCAAAAAACGGTCAATGTCCAAGGTTTTTTTATCAAAAACGAACTGCTAATGGTTcccaaatcaaacaaaatagttaaaaaaaatttttgtgaaatattaTAACGTAGAATATTTGATAGCAAATATCCATTTAATAGTTTATCAGTATTTGAAAACTAGTTAAGATTGaagataatttattttatagaaattcaaacaaacaaaataggtaaacaatttattttttgtgaaatattaaAACGTAGAATAATTAATcggaaatttccatttaatagTTCTTCAGTATTTGGAAACTAGTTAAGATTGAAGATCATAtataaatgaaacaaaatactatgaaatttattttatagaaatttaattttaggaGCAAAGCTCCTAagattaaattgaaattaaaatggcTAACATCGGGAGTTGGAAATCGCACATTAATCTTATTTTGATTGCCTTAAAtcttaaaacaaacaaaatccaaTCGTGTTAGTATTAAAATTCATATactaaacattttaaaatccTAAACGTATCTTGGTTTTGTAACTCTTCTCAACACAATTTGCTCAATagacttttttgttttaaggATCTACTGTTAAAATGTAACATTCCATTTTTTAATCAAGCTGGCTTTCTTTTCAATAGTTCCTCAGAATTTTAGCCTTTTTATTGAGCCTTTCGTTATGCGACGGAATCGTAAAACCAGTGGAAATGATTTGCATTTACcctattaaaattttttgcgTCACTTTAACACTCAACTCTAGTATTTGTTAACTTTGTTAATTATTGGctggtttttaattttcttatttcAACATTTCGTATTATTTCGTTTGAATTTTCTGCGGCACTTGAACGCGATTTTATGCGAACGCCATTTTGGCGACGGCATCGGCAACTTTAACGGTAACGGTAACGGATTCGGCAGCGAAAACGACGACGGCAAATGCGAAGCCAGTGCGACAAAATGGCGGCGGCATGGCTAACGGTGTTTGCCCAACGGTAAGGTAACGGTCTGGAAACGGTAACGGTGTCGGTAACGGTACGGCGGCAACCCTGGACGCGGCAACACTGGCAGGcggctggtattgttgctgGTGGGAATCCCCTCTATTTGCCGCGCTgcatctttatttattttcttggcCGTCCAAACTGTCGTCTCTCCTTTTTACTTTGCGCACTTTTTCACGCTTTTTCTCGACTGTGCGAGCTTTTAacgctgttgtttttttttttttttttttttgttttttgccttTCGTCTTGTATTCGTGTGCCGTTTGCCGTTTGCCTTTTGGCCGCCCACATGGGTACGCCGTGCGTATACGTACTATCTGTGGGTGTGTGCGGGTGTGCGGGCGTGTGTTTACCAATTGATCCTAATGTGACACAAATGATATGGTAAAATGCATACAGCCAGCCCTGAATGGCAggacaacaatggcaacaaggCGGCGAGGCGACAACGCCAGCAGCGACAACATTTTTGTGCTTCTTTTTGGAGGCCgtgcgcatgtgtgtgtcGCTCTCTGGCGATGCCCATTTGCCCGAAAAGTCCAAATTCCAAGAGCATTACAATATTTGTAAAACGCAAAAACTTTAGCCTCGTCGAAAAAAGAAGGTGTGgaaacttttttttgtttccctCTGCCTCAAGAAGCTTGAGCTGCAAAAGTGcaggggcaaaaaaaaaatgaaaaaaggaaaacagcacAGTGGGTAGAACAAAAAGCCAACCAACGTCGAGCGCGACACCTTCGTTGGCCCCAAAACAACAGTAAACAGCACTTAAAAGTCAGCAGCGACGTCGACTGAGGCGAAACAAATATGAGAAACTTAACTCAAAGGTCCAAGTCAATACGCGGCGCGCGGTCACCAAAAATGCGGGGTCTCCACTGGAAAACAGGCACCGCCCCTTTATATTGAAAATCGCTGGAAATCGGCCGACGATAGAGTCCAAAAGCAACAAGAACTTCCAGGCATGCGCAGGCAGTGGCCATTATCTTATCGCCCCAGCGTCGCCATTAAAATGGGGCTGGGGTGGCCATACGCTTCTATTCCTAGAGTTCGATGTCGTTCCAGCGCCGGCGCACTCGAAAACCCAAAGCTGGCAGGGTGATGGGAGAGGGGGGAAGTTGCTACTCCATGCCCGAGTCACCCGTTGCCCATGAGTTCGCTGTATCTGCATAGGATTCTCGCTGTCTGTGTAGTTTCGGAACCCCTATATCTATAGTGGATACTTGCCACCCGTCCCGAAAACCCCTTAAATGCGTTGCGTCTGCAAAAACGATTTtgttttcgcatttatttatgagccGCTTAGAGCGCGCCAAATACTTTGCCAAACACTTTGAACCCCAACGCCATGCTCGAGAACCCCACGCCCCCGCTCCCAACGGATGACCTCCGCCCACCCACCGAAGTGGACACTAGCAGGGAAGGTCGTTTGTGGGTTGGGTTCCGCGCTGCGGCGGAGCAAGGAACGCGAACAGCTGGAGTGCGTGGGTCGCTCGAAAAGTATGCCCGGTCTGAGAAAGTCTGCATAAAATGCCAGATACAAAGTACGTATAAATATTAGAAAAAAACATGATTCCATCTTATGCTGTAAAATGTATTACTTCATACTTATACTAAGACTTTTGTATCATCATCATTTACAGCTTGCCTGTAATATATATTGGATACTATTACACAGAAGCTAAACTATAAACTGTATAAACTATATTACATATTTCCTTTATTAAACATTCAGCATTTTCTTATTGGGCTTTCGTTACGCGTGCGGAACAACACGAAAACACGGCATACCCTTGAACCCAACTAGTACcgattataaaaaaatataggGTAAGAGCATAAAAATGCAGCGTGAccctgaaactgaaactgatcgtgaatggaaatggaaatggaaatggctgATGAAACCGATGCACTCAATCCAACGCGATCCCAATCTATGGCATCCCAGGCGGAGCTTCACTTCCGCGGTTACCAAATCGACTTTGACTTTCAAATTTTCCAACGCTTTTGTCGCAGACGTCTGTCTAATGGAGCCGTTAATGGTTAGACACATGAAGTATTTTGCCAAATGGGCTCGACTTGGGACGGTTAATTGCTGATGATGTGATGATATGGAACCGGATCGGCAGTGGGTTTTGGGGGGGATGGCGGAGATTTAGTAAGCAGCAGTGCTAGTGTTTGGATAACACATTTTAATAGACAATTAACAAGCagtttgtttaaattttcttCACCGacatttttaacttttgtccGGCGATCTTGTTTTCGCTATTGTGTCTTTTGGTAGTtacataaacataaatctCGGCAATGGGCCAGTCAGAAAGACAAAAAACTTGCTGCCACTGCACATTTTCACACATAGCCGGATTTTTGTTAACGTTGTTGGAGTTCCCCCCCAAACTTTTTATTGGAGGGTCTCGAGATTCGGAGCTCAttgagacttggttaaagcgcAGCCAGCTCATTTGTAGATTCGAATGTCAGCGGTGAACAAGTGCGGAACCAGCGGAGCGGCTAAATACCCAAATTCCCCCCCAAAGTAAATcgcgcctttttttttggattaaCCAGGATCATGGACTTTGATGAGTTCCGTGAATTTGGCCATGCCTCCATCGAGTTCCTTATCAACTATCTGAGCGGCATACGTGAGAGGTGTGTGTCTGGACTTTTATCCTTGGAGCGATGCCTCTAAATTCTGTGTTTCTTCCAACAGGGATGTCCTGCCCAGCACGGCTCCATATGCGGTGATCAATCAGCTGCCCAAGGAGATTCCCGAGCAGCCCGATCATTGGCGCGAGGTCCTCAAGGATCTGGAGAACATCATCCTGCCGGGTCTGACCCACTGGCAATCGCCCTACTTCAATGCCTTCTATCCGTCATCCTCGTCGGCGGGCTCCATCATCGGTGAGCTGCTGATCGCGGGCATCGGAGTCCTTGGATTCAGTTGGGTAagctatatacatatgtaaatggTGAAAAAATCCAGCAGATTCtcctttttttaaatgaatattcATATTAAATACGTGCGTGAATGTGAATGAATTAATGTGGAAGAACAATCATAAGCAACTTTCTTCATTGTGTTTTCTTAgaaaaatgatataaaaaaaaaggtcagttaaaacttaaatttcatataattacttaaaaaaactaattgtatcTGAAAAGTGTTGCCATGATAATTAAATTCGGATAAATATAGCGAATATACACGTTTGATTAGCTTATGATCgttatatattaaaaactattaatACTGaacttttttactttttattgtGATAAAGAGACAAATTTGAAAGAGTTTCATTTTAAGAGCCTTAAATTATTCACACGTGAATTTACAATTATTGTTCATTAGagtcaacaacaataacaaccaACAATAATcaattggttttaaaactaTAATTTCTGTCATCAATTTGCCTAAGAGAGAGGGGCTAAGAGAGCGCCAACCGACCAACAAAAAAGTGGGAACAGTTTGTGACCCAAAGTGATTTCCCACCAGCTATTGTTCGAGTGTCGTTGGTAACAAAAtcttttggccaaatcaaCGCAACACTTGAGAAATCCTTATCGATTCAAAGAACTATGCGATAAATATGCTCAGGAGATAGGCACTCAACGATTAAGAAAATTGCCAAGTAATTgtttttctataaatatatgGCACGAAATATACGAACCCAACTATAATCCCGGTGACCGATTCGTTCCCTAATCTCGCAGATTGGACACGCTTCACAAATCACTGTGCAGAGCAATCGGATATAGGTATTTTCGAAATTAATAgctaaattgaaaaaaaaagtatttgaatGGCACTCTCGTATAAAAGAATAAACCTATTACTATATACCCCTTTGTGTAAGTAGTATAAAATAGTACACACTCCTTTCTATAAACTTTCAACagtattttaatgttttgattATGTTAATTGAACAAACTTcgcatttgaattttaaagtATCAACGAATCAAAGCTAAATTAGTTAGATCAAAAGAATAAAACAAGTCAGTTGCGCCGGTTTTTAATGATTTCTCAAAACTAGCCAGATTGGCTGAACCGACAGCTCTGGAGGCTGTCCAGAGAAGTCGGAGTATAAAAGGCAGCCGTCACCGGCGATCGGTTTCAGAGTGAACCTCAGGCAACTTGGAGGAGCATCAACGGATCGGGAACTGAAATCGAGttgggcaaacaaatcaaaaacgaaaacggggaaataaaaccaaaacaaacagaacGTAAAAAGTGCAAATAGAAAACGATATCGCAACATTGTCAGCGGTATGGATGCCAAGGAGTTTCGGGAATTCGGCAAGGCCGCCATTGACTACATAGCCGACTATCTGGAGAATATTCGGGATGACGACGTACTGCCCAATGTGGAGCCAGGCTATCTGTTGGACCTGCTGCCCACAGAGATGCCGGAAGAGCCCGAAGCGTGGAAGGATGTCCTCGGCGACATTAGTCGCGTCATCAAGCCGGGACTGACCCACTGGCAGTCGCCTCACATGCATGCCTACTACCCCACCAGCACCTCGTATCCCTCCATTGTGGGCGAGATGCTGGCCAGCGGGTTCGGCGTCATCGGATTCAGCTGGGTATGTTGGTTTATGGTGaaatctgctgctgctgctgctgctgcttctggccCATTGTTTTGGCCGGCTGAATGGGCGCTCATTGTGCGCGGTGGGTGAAAGTGAATCCAAGAACTCGACAAACAGGTTGCCACTGCACCGGACCGAAGAGAGTTGTTCACACAAATCAATCGGCAATTGTCACCAAATAAAAGTTATTGGGCAGCAGACTCACCTTAAAggcatacaaataaatttaaatgtatatagaATTGATTAGCCAAACCCAAACTAGACGTTTCGCAAACAATATTTGTCATTGCGAACAAAGAAGTTACCACCGAACAAAAACTTAGTGAAATAAACCCTagtttaaattataatatatttgtaaaaattactatatgtatgtattccgGATTTAATAGTGTATTACAAACGGATGGAGTTATCTTCAATGCATAATTTCTTACATAATAATTCGTATAATCCCCCACAGATCTGCAGTCCCGCCTGCACAGAACTGGAGGTGGTGGTCATGGACTGGCTGGCCAAGTTCCTGAAGCTGCCCGCACACTTCCAGCACGCCAGCGATGGACCAGGAGGCGGGGTGATCCAGGGATCAGCTAGCGAGGCTGTGTTGGTGGCTGTCCTAGCTGCCAGGGAACAAGCTGTGGCCAACTACAGGGAATCGCATCCGGAGCTGAGCGAAAGTGAGGTGCGTGGCCGCTTGGTGGCCTACTCCTCGGACCAGAGTAACAGCTGCATTGAGAAGGCTGGAGTCCTGGCTGCCATGCCGATTCGATTGCTGCCGGCTGGAGAGGATTTCGTACTTAGAGGCGATACACTGAGAGGAGCCATCGAGGAGGACGTGGCAGCGGGCAGGATTCCGGTGATCTGCGTTGCCACTCTGGGCACCACGGGCACTTGTGCCTATGACGACATTGAATCCCTGTCCGCTGTCTGCGAGGAATTCAAGGTGTGGCTCCATGTTGATGCCGCGTATGCCGGTGGAGCCTTTGCTCTGGAGGAATGTTCGGATTTGCGAAAGGGATTGGATCGCGTGGACTCGCTAAACTTCAACCTGCACAAGTTCATGCTGGTCAACTTCGATTGCTCGGCCATGTGGCTAAGGGATGCCAACAAGGTGGTCGACAGCTTCAATGTGGATCGCATCTACCTGAAGCACAAGCACGAGGGTCAGTCGCAAATTCCTGACTTCCGTCATTGGCAAATCCCCCTGGGTCGCCGCTTCCGAGCTCTAAAAGTCTGGATCACATTCCGCACTCTGGGAGCCGAGGGATTGCGAAACCATGTGCGCAAGCACATCGAGTTGGCCAAACAGTTTGAGCAGCTTGTGCTCAAGGATTCGCGATTCGAGCTGGTGGCTCCTCGTGCCCTGGGACTGGTTTGTTTCCGGCCCAAAGGTGACAATGAGATTACCACCCAGTTGCTGCAACGGCTTATGGATCGAAAGAAGATCTACATGGTTAAGGCCGAGCATGCGGGTCGTCAGTTTCTGCGATTCGTCGTATGCGGCATGGACACCAAAGCCTCCGATATTGATTTCGCCTGGCAGGAGATCGAGTCTCAACTGACGGACCTGCAGGCGGAGCAATCCTTGGTGGCCCGCAAATCGGGAAACGTCGGCGATCTTGCGCAGCACTTCCAGATCCATCTGAGCACCGAAAATGCAACGCACGAGAAATCTCAGTGAGAAAAACGGATAAACTATTTATGTTTAGGGACAACCTAGTTAGTTTGCGATGTAGTTTTTAACTTTCCacatgtttataaataaagtgaaattaaatgtACGATCATTTGGCACGTTTTCTATAAAGGTAGAGTGGTTTTTCCctgtcatttttttttgtcgaaaAAGTTCCCAACATTCTCTGTTAAACTTTCTGCCGAGGCTTTAGTTTTTTAAGCATTACAAATATCGTCgactttattttaaaatttaaaaccaaaattttCGCGGCTTAGTGTGACTGCATTTGGTTATGAATCGATACACTTCTTCATCGCCCTTCGATAAGTTCGCCAAGGTCTATCGTCAGTGTCGCATCCGCAGGCAAACAGCTGTTTCTCCCAATTGGACCACCTGATATCGGTTAAATAACAAagtataaacaaaacaaaaatatctGTTTCCCTTAATTCAATATTTTGATTAGCTTTGAATAGCGTTTAGT
The sequence above is a segment of the Drosophila melanogaster chromosome 2L genome. Coding sequences within it:
- the CG17344 gene encoding uncharacterized protein; the encoded protein is MENRVKGTHSEICMESSRIRHLQPLRSRSQDNGIRLLAARSDLAMTPWSLPSESPSESDESESQISGYTTESSYRTVPGYELLSQSSSYASRQNPYAYPPADFLWEIYVPIHSGATEEDIQTVHGELRELLASEMHLIRGANGPVIYLIAYSYM
- the amd gene encoding alpha methyl dopa-resistant, isoform B; translation: MDFDEFREFGHASIEFLINYLSGIRERDVLPSTAPYAVINQLPKEIPEQPDHWREVLKDLENIILPGLTHWQSPYFNAFYPSSSSAGSIIGELLIAGIGVLGFSWICSPACTELEVVVMDWLAKFLKLPAHFQHASDGPGGGVIQGSASEAVLVAVLAAREQAVANYRESHPELSESEVRGRLVAYSSDQSNSCIEKAGVLAAMPIRLLPAGEDFVLRGDTLRGAIEEDVAAGRIPVICVATLGTTGTCAYDDIESLSAVCEEFKVWLHVDAAYAGGAFALEECSDLRKGLDRVDSLNFNLHKFMLVNFDCSAMWLRDANKVVDSFNVDRIYLKHKHEGQSQIPDFRHWQIPLGRRFRALKVWITFRTLGAEGLRNHVRKHIELAKQFEQLVLKDSRFELVAPRALGLVCFRPKGDNEITTQLLQRLMDRKKIYMVKAEHAGRQFLRFVVCGMDTKASDIDFAWQEIESQLTDLQAEQSLVARKSGNVGDLAQHFQIHLSTENATHEKSQ
- the amd gene encoding alpha methyl dopa-resistant, isoform A encodes the protein MDAKEFREFGKAAIDYIADYLENIRDDDVLPNVEPGYLLDLLPTEMPEEPEAWKDVLGDISRVIKPGLTHWQSPHMHAYYPTSTSYPSIVGEMLASGFGVIGFSWICSPACTELEVVVMDWLAKFLKLPAHFQHASDGPGGGVIQGSASEAVLVAVLAAREQAVANYRESHPELSESEVRGRLVAYSSDQSNSCIEKAGVLAAMPIRLLPAGEDFVLRGDTLRGAIEEDVAAGRIPVICVATLGTTGTCAYDDIESLSAVCEEFKVWLHVDAAYAGGAFALEECSDLRKGLDRVDSLNFNLHKFMLVNFDCSAMWLRDANKVVDSFNVDRIYLKHKHEGQSQIPDFRHWQIPLGRRFRALKVWITFRTLGAEGLRNHVRKHIELAKQFEQLVLKDSRFELVAPRALGLVCFRPKGDNEITTQLLQRLMDRKKIYMVKAEHAGRQFLRFVVCGMDTKASDIDFAWQEIESQLTDLQAEQSLVARKSGNVGDLAQHFQIHLSTENATHEKSQ